From the genome of Equus asinus isolate D_3611 breed Donkey chromosome 24, EquAss-T2T_v2, whole genome shotgun sequence, one region includes:
- the PLN gene encoding phospholamban — translation MEKVQYLTRSAIRRASTIEMPQQARQNLQNLFINFCLILICLLLICIIVMLL, via the coding sequence ATGGAGAAAGTCCAATACCTCACTCGCTCTGCTATAAGAAGAGCTTCAACCATTGAAATGCCTCAACAAGCACGTCAAAATCTCCAGAAcctatttatcaatttctgtctCATCTTAATCTGTCTCTTGCTGATCTGCATAATCGTGATGCTTCTCTGA